The Parolsenella catena region AGACGGACGCCGTGCCCGCGCTCGAGGCCCGCGGTCTCACGTTCTCATACGGCGAGAACGCCGACCCGGTGTTTTCCGACCTCTCCCTGACCGTTGGCCGGGGGGAGGTCGTCCTCGTCATGGGGGCCTCGGGGTGCGGCAAGTCCACGCTCGCGCTGTGCCTAGCGGGGCTCTACCCCGCCTACGCGGGGGTGGCGAGCGGAGCGGTCCTGGCGGCTGGCCGCCCCGTGGCCGAGATGGGCCCGCGCGAGCGCAGCCGCGAGGTCTCCATCCTGTTCCAGAACCCGGACAACCAGTTCTGCATGGACACGGTGGAGCGCGAGGTGCTCTTTGCCCTGGAGAACGTGGGCTGGGAGGGCGACATGCGCGCCCGCTGCCGCGAGCTCCTTGCGCTCGTGGGGCTCGAGGAGCGCGCCGGCGAGCGCATCGGGCGGCTCTCCGGCGGCACGAAGCAGAAGCTCGCGCTGTGCACGGCGCTCGCCTGCGGCGCGCGCACGCTCGTGCTCGACGAGCCGTTCGCCAACCTCGACCCCGCGTCGTGCGCCTCGCTGTCTGCCGAGCTGGCCCGGCTCAACGCCGAGCTGGGCGTGACGCTTCTCGTGGTGGACCATCGCGCGGGCTGGTGGCTGCCGTTCGCGAGTCGCGTGGTGCTCATGCGCGCCTCCGGCAGCCTTGACGAGGCTTCGTTTGCGCCGGCGGACCTCTTGGTCCACGAGGGGCGGATGCGTGCCGCTGGGCTGTTCGTGGACGAGCAGTGGGCGGCGGGCTACGCCCCGGTACAGGTGGCCCCAGACGCCCGCACGCTCGTGCGCGCCCGTGGACTGTCCGTGGGCTACGGCCGCGGACGGGCCTTCTCACGCGTGCTTGCGGGCGTGGACCTCGACGTTGCCCGCGGCAGCGTCTGCGCGCTGGTGGGCGAGTGCGGCAGCGGCAAGTCCACGCTGCTGCACGCCATCGCCGGCGCGTGCGAGACGAGCGGCGAGCTTGACGTCGAGGGCAGCGTGGGCCTCGTGTTCCAGAACCCGCGCCTGCAGTTCCTCGCCCTCACGGTGACCGAGGAGGTGCTCGTGACGCTGCGCGCGGCAAATCCCGGCGTGGCCGACGAGGACCTTGCCGCCCGCGTCCCGGCCCTGCTCGAGGAGTTTGGCCTGGCGGGCCTCGGCGAGCGCTCGCCCTACGAGATAAGCCAGGGGCAGCAGCGCCGCCTGGCCATGCTCGCGATGCTTGCGGGCAACGCCGGCGTGCTGTTGCTCGACGAGCCCACGTACGCCCAGGACGAGCGCTCGACCAGGCGCATGCTCGACATGCTCATGGGCCGCGTGGCCGCGGGGCTCACCGTCATCGTGGCCACGCACGACCTCGTGCTCGCCCGGGCCGTCGCCAACCAGGTGCTGCTCGTGCAGGACGGCGGCGTACGGCCGCTTGTCGCCGACGAGTTCGAGACGTACGCGCGCGGCCGCCGCGAGCCCGCGTGGGAGGGGAGCCGCGCATGAGGAGCATCAACCCGGGCGTGAAGCTCGCCGCGCTCATCGTGGCGTCGCTCATCCTGTCCGTCACATTCAACACACCGGTCAACCTGGCCGTGTTCGTCATCATGTTCGTGGCTACGCTCGCCTCGCCCGGCACGAACCGCAGGGGCCTCGCGCTCGCGATGCTGCCGTTTGCGCTCACGGCCGTTGCCCTGTTCGTCACGGGACTCATGTACGGCTCGGGCGGCAACGCCGCGGCTGCCATCGAGACGGACGCGTTTGGCCAGCGCACGCTGTTCGCGAGCGACTGGACCACGGCCGCGCAGCTTGCGAGCCGCGTCTTGGCCTATGGTGGCCTGGGCATGGCATTCGCGTTCACGAGCGATGCGTTCGAGCTCGTCATGAGCCTCATGCAGCAGTTCCGCCTGCCGGCCAAGTTCGCCTACGGGGTGCTCGCCGCCTACCACTTCTTCCCCGTGGTGCGCGACGAGTACGGCGAGGTGGGCCTCGCCCTGCGTGCGCGCGGCGTGCGCGTGGGGCCGCTGTCGCCGCGGCGCGTGGTGCCGATGCTGGCGCATGCGCTCGAGCGCTCCGAGAGCCTTGCCATGGCGATGGAGTCGCGCGGGTTCGAGGACGAGGGTGAGCGCCGCTGCGCCTACGAGGTGCCGCTGCGTGCGCGTGACCTTGCGTTTGCCATTGGTCTGAACGCCGCGATCGTCGTGGCGCTCGTCGTCGTTCGATAGACGCCAAAGGGGGAGCCAAAGGGGACGGGTTCGTTTGGCGCCCCTCTGGTGGGACCAAAGGGGACGGGTTCGTTTGGCGCCCCTCTGGTGCCGCTTCCTGTTAGGTTTGGGACCAAAGGGACCCGTCCCCGATGGTCCCTGTTGAGAGGAGACTCGTCGTGGGCGAGACAAAGACGCAGGAGTGGCGCCGGCTGTGCGCCGAGTATCCGGACATGTCGCCGTTCGTGCTGCTCAAGATCTCGATGGTGTGGCACGGCGCGCGCCTCTCGGCGGCCGCGCTGGCCCGCCTGCAGGCCCCCGACTATCGCTTCGCGAGCGACGAGCCGTTCGAGATAGCGTTCACGGGCCGCACGGAGGCGGACGACGAGGCCCCCAGGCCCGTCATGCCCGGCGGCGTGCTGCTGCGAGACGCCACCTACGTCTACATAAACTGGGGCGAGACCTACGACGACCCCTACGTCATCGACTACGACCCCGCCGCAGGCGAGTTCACGCTGCGCGAGCCCGCCTGCGGCACGATCGCGGCGGACGGCGACGCGGCGCCGGCGGACGCCCGCGAGGGGCTCGTGGACGTCATCGGCTTCACGCCACGCCCCGCGCTCTATGACTTCATGACGGGTGCCGGCACCCCGGCGGACGCCCTGGCAGACGCCCGCGCCCAGAAGCTCATCCTCACGGCATACCGCCGCTGCGAGTTCTGGCGCGAGGGCAGGCAGTGCCGCTTCTGCGCGCTGTTCACGCGCCGCGGTGTCGACCCCGAGGTCCCCTGCGCCGAGATTGCCGAGGTCGTGCGCGCGGCGCTCGCGGAGCCTGGCCGCTACTCGCAGCTCTACGTCTCCGGCGGCTCGGACATGGGCGGAGAGCCCGCCTTCTCGCGCGAGCAGGACCGCTACGGGCGCGTGCTCGCCGCCATGGGCGAGACGTTCTCTGGGCGCTTCGCCTGTCAGCTCATGGCGCCCGCCTACGACGCGGACGCCCTCGCGCGCATCGTGGGGCAGACGGGCGTGACGT contains the following coding sequences:
- a CDS encoding ABC transporter ATP-binding protein gives rise to the protein MPSTDAAEKRVPVTPETCASVPSADAAKKRADMPAETDAVPALEARGLTFSYGENADPVFSDLSLTVGRGEVVLVMGASGCGKSTLALCLAGLYPAYAGVASGAVLAAGRPVAEMGPRERSREVSILFQNPDNQFCMDTVEREVLFALENVGWEGDMRARCRELLALVGLEERAGERIGRLSGGTKQKLALCTALACGARTLVLDEPFANLDPASCASLSAELARLNAELGVTLLVVDHRAGWWLPFASRVVLMRASGSLDEASFAPADLLVHEGRMRAAGLFVDEQWAAGYAPVQVAPDARTLVRARGLSVGYGRGRAFSRVLAGVDLDVARGSVCALVGECGSGKSTLLHAIAGACETSGELDVEGSVGLVFQNPRLQFLALTVTEEVLVTLRAANPGVADEDLAARVPALLEEFGLAGLGERSPYEISQGQQRRLAMLAMLAGNAGVLLLDEPTYAQDERSTRRMLDMLMGRVAAGLTVIVATHDLVLARAVANQVLLVQDGGVRPLVADEFETYARGRREPAWEGSRA
- a CDS encoding energy-coupling factor transporter transmembrane component T family protein yields the protein MRSINPGVKLAALIVASLILSVTFNTPVNLAVFVIMFVATLASPGTNRRGLALAMLPFALTAVALFVTGLMYGSGGNAAAAIETDAFGQRTLFASDWTTAAQLASRVLAYGGLGMAFAFTSDAFELVMSLMQQFRLPAKFAYGVLAAYHFFPVVRDEYGEVGLALRARGVRVGPLSPRRVVPMLAHALERSESLAMAMESRGFEDEGERRCAYEVPLRARDLAFAIGLNAAIVVALVVVR